In Gigantopelta aegis isolate Gae_Host chromosome 6, Gae_host_genome, whole genome shotgun sequence, the following are encoded in one genomic region:
- the LOC121375582 gene encoding transcription initiation factor TFIID subunit 7-like, whose product MNAPKKKEGGSEAPFDLEQAFIMRLPPGPAIALRRDVQSGAMNLRDKLSIEIQHDMRHARVRWGGEVLNAKLVDLPCVVECLKTVDKKTFYKTADISQMLVCSADDDFGPDENDSPKKKEKDKKFSWNHGVTPPLKNVKKRRFRKTLKKKYMDQPDIEKEVKRLFRYDAEAIDVKWEVIMEEDKTTSQNNQSSSVVEASGSIHKREGHMSRNDSSLMDVASYFGEVSSSEDEDDKDINIMDSGDEDASRDPSTPRMVYPNSIERAASESQDMMADTDTAELQSRLVELSNQLVEIRAKRDEHEQQIATLDDNSLLEGLQMELDHLVQAENEKAKEFEILSSMLNQG is encoded by the exons atgaatgcTCCAAAGAAAAAGGAAGGCGGTTCTGAAGCACCATTTGATCTTGAACAAGCGTTTATAATGAGATTACCACCA GGTCCTGCTATTGCTTTAAGACGTGATGTGCAGTCTGGTGCTATGAATCTGAGGGATAAACTGAGTATTGAGATTCAGCATGATATGCGACATGCACGAGTTCGATGGGGTGGAGAAGTATTGAACGCCAAG CTTGTTGATCTGCCATGTGTCGTGGAGTGTCTCAAGACGGTGGACAAGAAAACATTCTACAAAACAGCTGACATTTCTCAG aTGCTCGTCTGTTCTGCTGATGATGACTTTGGTCCAGATGAAAACGACAGTCctaagaaaaaggaaaaagataAGAAGTTCTCATGGAATCATGGAG TTACACCACCACTGAAGAATGTGAAAAAAAGGAGATTCAGAAAAACCTTGAAGAAAAAG TACATGGACCAGCCAGACATTGAAAAAGAAGTAAAGCGGTTGTTCCGTTACGATGCGGAAGCAATTGATGTGAAGTGGGAAGTTATAATGGAGGAAGACAAGACTACCTCACAAAACAATCAATCAAGTTCAGTCGTTGAAGCCAGTGGTTCTATTCACAAGCGAGAAGGTCACATGTCTCGGAACGACAGTTCTCTAATGGATGTAG CTTCTTATTTTGGTGAGGTGAGCAGTTCAGAGGATGAGGATGACAAAGATATCAACATTATGGACTCTGGGGATGAAGATGCATCACGTGACCCTTCAACACCTCGGATGGTCTACCCCAATAGCATTGAACGTGCAGCCAGTGAAAGTCAGGATATGATGGCAGACACCGATACAG ccGAGTTACAAAGCCGACTTGTGGAACTAAGTAATCAGTTGGTTGAAATCAGGGCTAAGCGTGATGAACATGAACAGCAAATAGCAACCCTCGATGATAATAGCCTTCTG GAGGGACTGCAGATGGAACTTGATCATTTGGTTCAGGCAGAGAATGAAAAAGCTAAAGAG TTTGAAATTCTGTCATCCATGCTAAACCAAGGTTGA